One region of Paralichthys olivaceus isolate ysfri-2021 chromosome 12, ASM2471397v2, whole genome shotgun sequence genomic DNA includes:
- the LOC109645889 gene encoding centrosomal protein of 83 kDa-like isoform X2 gives MKSAVLFLLFCLSPFVPQGLSGVSYLQDDDLRPVPPEFPVLWDELRGLRELVLSLKAEEVERRQVLRSMESQLRDREVEAEQQRQSLDGLQETVVHQREELISDLRRRVEEMEEQSRARAAQVWTLLSGLNASESSVEHLKKRSAAMASELPFLQTRLRANERTVEQLRRKNADFPASNSSETQLVRLAELNSTSEALHSRPNSSAERNQLRFTLTTRSSSALEQNLSSVMSRLLQLENTDKARAAEVSAVKSRLTDTGGQAGWVEQLQLRLNSAENHIQQLQTDGAEQTSKLMNLQRNVDWKEDLLDQLNTDVMNRLSVSEKQLQDLKTENTVQSVQLSSIESRLTGHNNNTSDVMNRLSVSEKQLQDLKTENTELEVRLSDGEKQLQHLRTENTDMLNRLRVGEKQLEDLRSEQTGLELRLSDGEKQLQDVRTENTVQSVQLSSIESRLTGHNNNTSDVMNRLSVSEKQLQDLKTENTELEVRLSDGEKQLQDLKTENTGLELRLSDGEKQLQDLRTENTDELKVAFSAGLTDSGPVGPFDEETTLIFSKTISNIGRGYDQITGVFTAPVRGVYFFSFTAADYLKGYMGLYLYRNNQPILFQLDLNDHGGYTSTSSGVTLQLEEDDRVHLSLPASYRLYDDSRNFSVFSGFLLFSL, from the exons ATGAAGTCGgctgttttgtttctgcttttctgtttgtctccttTCGTCCCTCAGGGGCTGTCGGGGGTTTCTTACCTACAGGATGACGACCTCAGGCCGGTGCCCCCAGAGTTCCCTGTCCTCTGGGACGAGCTGCGGGGGCTGAGGGAGCTAGTCCTGAGCCTGAaggcggaggaggtggagcggCGTCAGGTCCTGCGCAGCATGGAGAGCCAGCTGCGGGACCGAGAGGTGgaggctgagcagcagagacaaagcTTGGACGGACTTCAGGAGACAGTGGTCCATCAGCGGGAGGAGCTGATCTCAGacctgaggaggagggtggaggagatggaagagcagagcagag CTCGAGCTGCCCAAGTGTGGACGCTTCTGTCGGGCCTGAACGCCAGCGAGAGCTCGGTGGAGCacctgaagaagaggagtgCAG CCATGGCGTCAGAACTGCCGTTCCTGCAGACGAGGCTGAGGGCAAACGAACGCACTgtggagcagctgaggaggaagaacgcag ATTTTCCAGCCTCCAACAGTTCAGAGACTCAACTCGTTCGTCTGGCGGAGCTGAACTCCACCTCTGAAG CTCTGCACAGTCGACCAAACTCGTCTGCTGAGAGAAACCAGCTCCGTTTCACCCTGA CGACCAGAAGTTCATCAGCTCTGGAACAAAATCTGTCATCTGTGATGAGtcgactgctgcagctggagaacactGACAAAG CTCGTGCAGCTGAAGTCTCTGCTGTGAAGTCCAGGCTGACGGACACTGGAG GTCAGGCTGGTTGggtggagcagctgcagctcagactgaATTCTGCTGAGAACcacatccagcagctgcagacagacggAGCAG AACAAACCTCCAAACTGATGAACCTGCAGAGAAACGTGGACTGGAAAGAGGATCTCCTGGACCAACTGAACACTG ACGTGATGAACAGACTGAGCGTCAGTGAGAAACAGCTGCAGGAtctgaagacagaaaacacag ttcagaGCGTTCAGCTCTCGTCGATAGAGTCCAGACTGACgggtcacaacaacaacacttcaG ACGTGATGAACAGACTGAGCGTCAGTGAGAAACAGCTGCAGGAtctgaagacagaaaacacag AGCTGGAGGTCCGACTGAGTGATGGTGAGAAACAGCTGCAGCACCTGAGGACAGAAAACACCG ACATGTTGAACAGACTGAGAGTCGGTGAGAAACAGCTGGAAGATCTGAGGTCAGAACAAACCG gTCTGGAGCTCCGACTGAGCGATGGTGAGAAACAGCTGCAGGATGTgaggacagaaaacacag ttcagaGCGTTCAGCTCTCGTCGATAGAGTCCAGACTGACgggtcacaacaacaacacttcaG ACGTGATGAACAGACTGAGCGTCAGTGAGAAACAGCTGCAGGAtctgaagacagaaaacacag AGCTGGAGGTCCGACTGAGTGATGGTGAGAAACAGCTGCAGGAcctgaagacagaaaacacag GTCTGGAGCTCCGACTGAGCGATGGTGAGAAACAGCTGCAGGACCTGAGGACAGAAAACACCG ATGAGCTGAAGGTGGCGTTCTCCGCTGGTCTGACTGACTCAGGACCAGTTGGACCATTTGATGAAGAGACAACTCTGATCTTCTCCAAAACCATCAGCAACATCGGTCGCGGCTATGACCAGAtcacag GTGTGTTCACGGCTCCTGTCAGAGGCGTTTACTTCTTCAGCTTCACGGCTGCAGATTACCTGAAGGGCTACATGGGTCTCTACCTGTACAGGAACAACCAGCCCATCCTCTTCCAGCTGGACCTGAACGACCACGGCGGCTACACCTCCACATCCAGCGGCGTGacgctgcagctggaggaggacgaCCGAGTCCATCTCAGTCTGCCGGCGAGCTACCGACTCTACGATGACTCTCGGAACTTCAGCGTCTTCTCTGGTTTCCTGTTGTTCTCACTCTGA
- the LOC109645889 gene encoding putative leucine-rich repeat-containing protein DDB_G0290503 isoform X6, which translates to MKSAVLFLLFCLSPFVPQGLSGVSYLQDDDLRPVPPEFPVLWDELRGLRELVLSLKAEEVERRQVLRSMESQLRDREVEAEQQRQSLDGLQETVVHQREELISDLRRRVEEMEEQSRARAAQVWTLLSGLNASESSVEHLKKRSAAMASELPFLQTRLRANERTVEQLRRKNAVLAARLCSTESVMEELRRQLSDFPASNSSETQLVRLAELNSTSEALHSRPNSSAERNQLRFTLTTRSSSALEQNLSSVMSRLLQLENTDKARAAEVSAVKSRLTDTGGQAGWVEQLQLRLNSAENHIQQLQTDGAEQTSKLMNLQRNVDWKEDLLDQLNTDVMNRLSVSEKQLQDLKTENTVQSVQLSSIESRLTGHNNNTSDVMNRLSVSEKQLQDLKTENTVQSVQLSSIESRLTGHNNNTSDVMNRLSVSEKQLQDLKTENTELEVRLSDGEKQLQDLKTENTGLELRLSDGEKQLQDLRTENTDELKVAFSAGLTDSGPVGPFDEETTLIFSKTISNIGRGYDQITGVFTAPVRGVYFFSFTAADYLKGYMGLYLYRNNQPILFQLDLNDHGGYTSTSSGVTLQLEEDDRVHLSLPASYRLYDDSRNFSVFSGFLLFSL; encoded by the exons ATGAAGTCGgctgttttgtttctgcttttctgtttgtctccttTCGTCCCTCAGGGGCTGTCGGGGGTTTCTTACCTACAGGATGACGACCTCAGGCCGGTGCCCCCAGAGTTCCCTGTCCTCTGGGACGAGCTGCGGGGGCTGAGGGAGCTAGTCCTGAGCCTGAaggcggaggaggtggagcggCGTCAGGTCCTGCGCAGCATGGAGAGCCAGCTGCGGGACCGAGAGGTGgaggctgagcagcagagacaaagcTTGGACGGACTTCAGGAGACAGTGGTCCATCAGCGGGAGGAGCTGATCTCAGacctgaggaggagggtggaggagatggaagagcagagcagag CTCGAGCTGCCCAAGTGTGGACGCTTCTGTCGGGCCTGAACGCCAGCGAGAGCTCGGTGGAGCacctgaagaagaggagtgCAG CCATGGCGTCAGAACTGCCGTTCCTGCAGACGAGGCTGAGGGCAAACGAACGCACTgtggagcagctgaggaggaagaacgcag tcctggcagctagactgtgcagcacagagagtgtgatggaggagctgaggaggcagCTCTCAG ATTTTCCAGCCTCCAACAGTTCAGAGACTCAACTCGTTCGTCTGGCGGAGCTGAACTCCACCTCTGAAG CTCTGCACAGTCGACCAAACTCGTCTGCTGAGAGAAACCAGCTCCGTTTCACCCTGA CGACCAGAAGTTCATCAGCTCTGGAACAAAATCTGTCATCTGTGATGAGtcgactgctgcagctggagaacactGACAAAG CTCGTGCAGCTGAAGTCTCTGCTGTGAAGTCCAGGCTGACGGACACTGGAG GTCAGGCTGGTTGggtggagcagctgcagctcagactgaATTCTGCTGAGAACcacatccagcagctgcagacagacggAGCAG AACAAACCTCCAAACTGATGAACCTGCAGAGAAACGTGGACTGGAAAGAGGATCTCCTGGACCAACTGAACACTG ACGTGATGAACAGACTGAGCGTCAGTGAGAAACAGCTGCAGGAtctgaagacagaaaacacag ttcagaGCGTTCAGCTCTCGTCGATAGAGTCCAGACTGACgggtcacaacaacaacacttcaG ACGTGATGAACAGACTGAGCGTCAGTGAGAAACAGCTGCAGGAtctgaagacagaaaacacag ttcagaGCGTTCAGCTCTCGTCGATAGAGTCCAGACTGACgggtcacaacaacaacacttcaG ACGTGATGAACAGACTGAGCGTCAGTGAGAAACAGCTGCAGGAtctgaagacagaaaacacag AGCTGGAGGTCCGACTGAGTGATGGTGAGAAACAGCTGCAGGAcctgaagacagaaaacacag GTCTGGAGCTCCGACTGAGCGATGGTGAGAAACAGCTGCAGGACCTGAGGACAGAAAACACCG ATGAGCTGAAGGTGGCGTTCTCCGCTGGTCTGACTGACTCAGGACCAGTTGGACCATTTGATGAAGAGACAACTCTGATCTTCTCCAAAACCATCAGCAACATCGGTCGCGGCTATGACCAGAtcacag GTGTGTTCACGGCTCCTGTCAGAGGCGTTTACTTCTTCAGCTTCACGGCTGCAGATTACCTGAAGGGCTACATGGGTCTCTACCTGTACAGGAACAACCAGCCCATCCTCTTCCAGCTGGACCTGAACGACCACGGCGGCTACACCTCCACATCCAGCGGCGTGacgctgcagctggaggaggacgaCCGAGTCCATCTCAGTCTGCCGGCGAGCTACCGACTCTACGATGACTCTCGGAACTTCAGCGTCTTCTCTGGTTTCCTGTTGTTCTCACTCTGA
- the LOC109645889 gene encoding putative leucine-rich repeat-containing protein DDB_G0290503 isoform X3, with product MKSAVLFLLFCLSPFVPQGLSGVSYLQDDDLRPVPPEFPVLWDELRGLRELVLSLKAEEVERRQVLRSMESQLRDREVEAEQQRQSLDGLQETVVHQREELISDLRRRVEEMEEQSRARAAQVWTLLSGLNASESSVEHLKKRSAAMASELPFLQTRLRANERTVEQLRRKNAVLAARLCSTESVMEELRRQLSDFPASNSSETQLVRLAELNSTSEALHSRPNSSAERNQLRFTLTTRSSSALEQNLSSVMSRLLQLENTDKARAAEVSAVKSRLTDTGGQAGWVEQLQLRLNSAENHIQQLQTDGAEQTSKLMNLQRNVDWKEDLLDQLNTDVMNRLSVSEKQLQDLKTENTVQSVQLSSIESRLTGHNNNTSDVMNRLSVSEKQLQDLKTENTELEVRLSDGEKQLQHLRTENTGLELRLSDGEKQLQDVRTENTVQSVQLSSIESRLTGHNNNTSDVMNRLSVSEKQLQDLKTENTELEVRLSDGEKQLQDLKTENTGLELRLSDGEKQLQDLRTENTDELKVAFSAGLTDSGPVGPFDEETTLIFSKTISNIGRGYDQITGVFTAPVRGVYFFSFTAADYLKGYMGLYLYRNNQPILFQLDLNDHGGYTSTSSGVTLQLEEDDRVHLSLPASYRLYDDSRNFSVFSGFLLFSL from the exons ATGAAGTCGgctgttttgtttctgcttttctgtttgtctccttTCGTCCCTCAGGGGCTGTCGGGGGTTTCTTACCTACAGGATGACGACCTCAGGCCGGTGCCCCCAGAGTTCCCTGTCCTCTGGGACGAGCTGCGGGGGCTGAGGGAGCTAGTCCTGAGCCTGAaggcggaggaggtggagcggCGTCAGGTCCTGCGCAGCATGGAGAGCCAGCTGCGGGACCGAGAGGTGgaggctgagcagcagagacaaagcTTGGACGGACTTCAGGAGACAGTGGTCCATCAGCGGGAGGAGCTGATCTCAGacctgaggaggagggtggaggagatggaagagcagagcagag CTCGAGCTGCCCAAGTGTGGACGCTTCTGTCGGGCCTGAACGCCAGCGAGAGCTCGGTGGAGCacctgaagaagaggagtgCAG CCATGGCGTCAGAACTGCCGTTCCTGCAGACGAGGCTGAGGGCAAACGAACGCACTgtggagcagctgaggaggaagaacgcag tcctggcagctagactgtgcagcacagagagtgtgatggaggagctgaggaggcagCTCTCAG ATTTTCCAGCCTCCAACAGTTCAGAGACTCAACTCGTTCGTCTGGCGGAGCTGAACTCCACCTCTGAAG CTCTGCACAGTCGACCAAACTCGTCTGCTGAGAGAAACCAGCTCCGTTTCACCCTGA CGACCAGAAGTTCATCAGCTCTGGAACAAAATCTGTCATCTGTGATGAGtcgactgctgcagctggagaacactGACAAAG CTCGTGCAGCTGAAGTCTCTGCTGTGAAGTCCAGGCTGACGGACACTGGAG GTCAGGCTGGTTGggtggagcagctgcagctcagactgaATTCTGCTGAGAACcacatccagcagctgcagacagacggAGCAG AACAAACCTCCAAACTGATGAACCTGCAGAGAAACGTGGACTGGAAAGAGGATCTCCTGGACCAACTGAACACTG ACGTGATGAACAGACTGAGCGTCAGTGAGAAACAGCTGCAGGAtctgaagacagaaaacacag ttcagaGCGTTCAGCTCTCGTCGATAGAGTCCAGACTGACgggtcacaacaacaacacttcaG ACGTGATGAACAGACTGAGCGTCAGTGAGAAACAGCTGCAGGAtctgaagacagaaaacacag AGCTGGAGGTCCGACTGAGTGATGGTGAGAAACAGCTGCAGCACCTGAGGACAGAAAACACCG gTCTGGAGCTCCGACTGAGCGATGGTGAGAAACAGCTGCAGGATGTgaggacagaaaacacag ttcagaGCGTTCAGCTCTCGTCGATAGAGTCCAGACTGACgggtcacaacaacaacacttcaG ACGTGATGAACAGACTGAGCGTCAGTGAGAAACAGCTGCAGGAtctgaagacagaaaacacag AGCTGGAGGTCCGACTGAGTGATGGTGAGAAACAGCTGCAGGAcctgaagacagaaaacacag GTCTGGAGCTCCGACTGAGCGATGGTGAGAAACAGCTGCAGGACCTGAGGACAGAAAACACCG ATGAGCTGAAGGTGGCGTTCTCCGCTGGTCTGACTGACTCAGGACCAGTTGGACCATTTGATGAAGAGACAACTCTGATCTTCTCCAAAACCATCAGCAACATCGGTCGCGGCTATGACCAGAtcacag GTGTGTTCACGGCTCCTGTCAGAGGCGTTTACTTCTTCAGCTTCACGGCTGCAGATTACCTGAAGGGCTACATGGGTCTCTACCTGTACAGGAACAACCAGCCCATCCTCTTCCAGCTGGACCTGAACGACCACGGCGGCTACACCTCCACATCCAGCGGCGTGacgctgcagctggaggaggacgaCCGAGTCCATCTCAGTCTGCCGGCGAGCTACCGACTCTACGATGACTCTCGGAACTTCAGCGTCTTCTCTGGTTTCCTGTTGTTCTCACTCTGA
- the LOC109645889 gene encoding putative leucine-rich repeat-containing protein DDB_G0290503 isoform X5 gives MKSAVLFLLFCLSPFVPQGLSGVSYLQDDDLRPVPPEFPVLWDELRGLRELVLSLKAEEVERRQVLRSMESQLRDREVEAEQQRQSLDGLQETVVHQREELISDLRRRVEEMEEQSRARAAQVWTLLSGLNASESSVEHLKKRSAAMASELPFLQTRLRANERTVEQLRRKNAVLAARLCSTESVMEELRRQLSDFPASNSSETQLVRLAELNSTSEALHSRPNSSAERNQLRFTLTRAAEVSAVKSRLTDTGGQAGWVEQLQLRLNSAENHIQQLQTDGAEQTSKLMNLQRNVDWKEDLLDQLNTDVMNRLSVSEKQLQDLKTENTVQSVQLSSIESRLTGHNNNTSDVMNRLSVSEKQLQDLKTENTELEVRLSDGEKQLQHLRTENTDMLNRLRVGEKQLEDLRSEQTGLELRLSDGEKQLQDVRTENTVQSVQLSSIESRLTGHNNNTSDVMNRLSVSEKQLQDLKTENTELEVRLSDGEKQLQDLKTENTGLELRLSDGEKQLQDLRTENTDELKVAFSAGLTDSGPVGPFDEETTLIFSKTISNIGRGYDQITGVFTAPVRGVYFFSFTAADYLKGYMGLYLYRNNQPILFQLDLNDHGGYTSTSSGVTLQLEEDDRVHLSLPASYRLYDDSRNFSVFSGFLLFSL, from the exons ATGAAGTCGgctgttttgtttctgcttttctgtttgtctccttTCGTCCCTCAGGGGCTGTCGGGGGTTTCTTACCTACAGGATGACGACCTCAGGCCGGTGCCCCCAGAGTTCCCTGTCCTCTGGGACGAGCTGCGGGGGCTGAGGGAGCTAGTCCTGAGCCTGAaggcggaggaggtggagcggCGTCAGGTCCTGCGCAGCATGGAGAGCCAGCTGCGGGACCGAGAGGTGgaggctgagcagcagagacaaagcTTGGACGGACTTCAGGAGACAGTGGTCCATCAGCGGGAGGAGCTGATCTCAGacctgaggaggagggtggaggagatggaagagcagagcagag CTCGAGCTGCCCAAGTGTGGACGCTTCTGTCGGGCCTGAACGCCAGCGAGAGCTCGGTGGAGCacctgaagaagaggagtgCAG CCATGGCGTCAGAACTGCCGTTCCTGCAGACGAGGCTGAGGGCAAACGAACGCACTgtggagcagctgaggaggaagaacgcag tcctggcagctagactgtgcagcacagagagtgtgatggaggagctgaggaggcagCTCTCAG ATTTTCCAGCCTCCAACAGTTCAGAGACTCAACTCGTTCGTCTGGCGGAGCTGAACTCCACCTCTGAAG CTCTGCACAGTCGACCAAACTCGTCTGCTGAGAGAAACCAGCTCCGTTTCACCCTGA CTCGTGCAGCTGAAGTCTCTGCTGTGAAGTCCAGGCTGACGGACACTGGAG GTCAGGCTGGTTGggtggagcagctgcagctcagactgaATTCTGCTGAGAACcacatccagcagctgcagacagacggAGCAG AACAAACCTCCAAACTGATGAACCTGCAGAGAAACGTGGACTGGAAAGAGGATCTCCTGGACCAACTGAACACTG ACGTGATGAACAGACTGAGCGTCAGTGAGAAACAGCTGCAGGAtctgaagacagaaaacacag ttcagaGCGTTCAGCTCTCGTCGATAGAGTCCAGACTGACgggtcacaacaacaacacttcaG ACGTGATGAACAGACTGAGCGTCAGTGAGAAACAGCTGCAGGAtctgaagacagaaaacacag AGCTGGAGGTCCGACTGAGTGATGGTGAGAAACAGCTGCAGCACCTGAGGACAGAAAACACCG ACATGTTGAACAGACTGAGAGTCGGTGAGAAACAGCTGGAAGATCTGAGGTCAGAACAAACCG gTCTGGAGCTCCGACTGAGCGATGGTGAGAAACAGCTGCAGGATGTgaggacagaaaacacag ttcagaGCGTTCAGCTCTCGTCGATAGAGTCCAGACTGACgggtcacaacaacaacacttcaG ACGTGATGAACAGACTGAGCGTCAGTGAGAAACAGCTGCAGGAtctgaagacagaaaacacag AGCTGGAGGTCCGACTGAGTGATGGTGAGAAACAGCTGCAGGAcctgaagacagaaaacacag GTCTGGAGCTCCGACTGAGCGATGGTGAGAAACAGCTGCAGGACCTGAGGACAGAAAACACCG ATGAGCTGAAGGTGGCGTTCTCCGCTGGTCTGACTGACTCAGGACCAGTTGGACCATTTGATGAAGAGACAACTCTGATCTTCTCCAAAACCATCAGCAACATCGGTCGCGGCTATGACCAGAtcacag GTGTGTTCACGGCTCCTGTCAGAGGCGTTTACTTCTTCAGCTTCACGGCTGCAGATTACCTGAAGGGCTACATGGGTCTCTACCTGTACAGGAACAACCAGCCCATCCTCTTCCAGCTGGACCTGAACGACCACGGCGGCTACACCTCCACATCCAGCGGCGTGacgctgcagctggaggaggacgaCCGAGTCCATCTCAGTCTGCCGGCGAGCTACCGACTCTACGATGACTCTCGGAACTTCAGCGTCTTCTCTGGTTTCCTGTTGTTCTCACTCTGA
- the LOC109645889 gene encoding centrosomal protein of 83 kDa-like isoform X1, translating to MKSAVLFLLFCLSPFVPQGLSGVSYLQDDDLRPVPPEFPVLWDELRGLRELVLSLKAEEVERRQVLRSMESQLRDREVEAEQQRQSLDGLQETVVHQREELISDLRRRVEEMEEQSRARAAQVWTLLSGLNASESSVEHLKKRSAAMASELPFLQTRLRANERTVEQLRRKNAVLAARLCSTESVMEELRRQLSDFPASNSSETQLVRLAELNSTSEALHSRPNSSAERNQLRFTLTTRSSSALEQNLSSVMSRLLQLENTDKARAAEVSAVKSRLTDTGGQAGWVEQLQLRLNSAENHIQQLQTDGAEQTSKLMNLQRNVDWKEDLLDQLNTDVMNRLSVSEKQLQDLKTENTVQSVQLSSIESRLTGHNNNTSDVMNRLSVSEKQLQDLKTENTELEVRLSDGEKQLQHLRTENTDMLNRLRVGEKQLEDLRSEQTGLELRLSDGEKQLQDVRTENTVQSVQLSSIESRLTGHNNNTSDVMNRLSVSEKQLQDLKTENTELEVRLSDGEKQLQDLKTENTGLELRLSDGEKQLQDLRTENTDELKVAFSAGLTDSGPVGPFDEETTLIFSKTISNIGRGYDQITGVFTAPVRGVYFFSFTAADYLKGYMGLYLYRNNQPILFQLDLNDHGGYTSTSSGVTLQLEEDDRVHLSLPASYRLYDDSRNFSVFSGFLLFSL from the exons ATGAAGTCGgctgttttgtttctgcttttctgtttgtctccttTCGTCCCTCAGGGGCTGTCGGGGGTTTCTTACCTACAGGATGACGACCTCAGGCCGGTGCCCCCAGAGTTCCCTGTCCTCTGGGACGAGCTGCGGGGGCTGAGGGAGCTAGTCCTGAGCCTGAaggcggaggaggtggagcggCGTCAGGTCCTGCGCAGCATGGAGAGCCAGCTGCGGGACCGAGAGGTGgaggctgagcagcagagacaaagcTTGGACGGACTTCAGGAGACAGTGGTCCATCAGCGGGAGGAGCTGATCTCAGacctgaggaggagggtggaggagatggaagagcagagcagag CTCGAGCTGCCCAAGTGTGGACGCTTCTGTCGGGCCTGAACGCCAGCGAGAGCTCGGTGGAGCacctgaagaagaggagtgCAG CCATGGCGTCAGAACTGCCGTTCCTGCAGACGAGGCTGAGGGCAAACGAACGCACTgtggagcagctgaggaggaagaacgcag tcctggcagctagactgtgcagcacagagagtgtgatggaggagctgaggaggcagCTCTCAG ATTTTCCAGCCTCCAACAGTTCAGAGACTCAACTCGTTCGTCTGGCGGAGCTGAACTCCACCTCTGAAG CTCTGCACAGTCGACCAAACTCGTCTGCTGAGAGAAACCAGCTCCGTTTCACCCTGA CGACCAGAAGTTCATCAGCTCTGGAACAAAATCTGTCATCTGTGATGAGtcgactgctgcagctggagaacactGACAAAG CTCGTGCAGCTGAAGTCTCTGCTGTGAAGTCCAGGCTGACGGACACTGGAG GTCAGGCTGGTTGggtggagcagctgcagctcagactgaATTCTGCTGAGAACcacatccagcagctgcagacagacggAGCAG AACAAACCTCCAAACTGATGAACCTGCAGAGAAACGTGGACTGGAAAGAGGATCTCCTGGACCAACTGAACACTG ACGTGATGAACAGACTGAGCGTCAGTGAGAAACAGCTGCAGGAtctgaagacagaaaacacag ttcagaGCGTTCAGCTCTCGTCGATAGAGTCCAGACTGACgggtcacaacaacaacacttcaG ACGTGATGAACAGACTGAGCGTCAGTGAGAAACAGCTGCAGGAtctgaagacagaaaacacag AGCTGGAGGTCCGACTGAGTGATGGTGAGAAACAGCTGCAGCACCTGAGGACAGAAAACACCG ACATGTTGAACAGACTGAGAGTCGGTGAGAAACAGCTGGAAGATCTGAGGTCAGAACAAACCG gTCTGGAGCTCCGACTGAGCGATGGTGAGAAACAGCTGCAGGATGTgaggacagaaaacacag ttcagaGCGTTCAGCTCTCGTCGATAGAGTCCAGACTGACgggtcacaacaacaacacttcaG ACGTGATGAACAGACTGAGCGTCAGTGAGAAACAGCTGCAGGAtctgaagacagaaaacacag AGCTGGAGGTCCGACTGAGTGATGGTGAGAAACAGCTGCAGGAcctgaagacagaaaacacag GTCTGGAGCTCCGACTGAGCGATGGTGAGAAACAGCTGCAGGACCTGAGGACAGAAAACACCG ATGAGCTGAAGGTGGCGTTCTCCGCTGGTCTGACTGACTCAGGACCAGTTGGACCATTTGATGAAGAGACAACTCTGATCTTCTCCAAAACCATCAGCAACATCGGTCGCGGCTATGACCAGAtcacag GTGTGTTCACGGCTCCTGTCAGAGGCGTTTACTTCTTCAGCTTCACGGCTGCAGATTACCTGAAGGGCTACATGGGTCTCTACCTGTACAGGAACAACCAGCCCATCCTCTTCCAGCTGGACCTGAACGACCACGGCGGCTACACCTCCACATCCAGCGGCGTGacgctgcagctggaggaggacgaCCGAGTCCATCTCAGTCTGCCGGCGAGCTACCGACTCTACGATGACTCTCGGAACTTCAGCGTCTTCTCTGGTTTCCTGTTGTTCTCACTCTGA